The stretch of DNA CACGAGGTCATGCATGACCGGACATATCTCGCGCAGTGTCTTGCCGACGATGAGCGGTTGCCAGATTGAGTTGCCGGCCAGCTCCAAGTGGGCTATCGTGAACTCGATCAGGTCCTGTCCGCTGAACACGTCGTTCGGGTGTGCCATGACCGCGGTGAACGGATGGTTCTCGATCGGCTCGCCTTTCTTGTCCAGCATAATCCACGGTATCGCGGACGCCGCCTGGATGATTGTCCGGACGGACCGGTAGACGTAGACGCTGATTTTATAGCCTTCCCGGGTCGCCTTCCGGACCGTCATGTTGGAATAGATGGCGATGTCGGCCGGATGCGTGGCGATTACCTGGAACGGCGCAGCCGTCGTGGTGGCTTTCTTCGGTAGCAAAGCCAGGGCTGCTCGGGCGCGTATGTTCTCAAACATGTATCACCTCGGCTTGATCGGATTGATTTTCATAATGACAGACTCCGTTGTTGTCCACCCACCAGTACCAGGCGTAGTTCTGGATCATCGGGGTACCGCAGTACCGGCAATAGTAATTCCCACCGGTGTCCTGCACCCAGTCGTGGAAGCAGTACTCAGGCCAGACCGCCGTCTGCGGGTAGCTGGGTATGCCGTTGAATACTCCCATCACTTCCTCAAAACACCCACAGCACTATACCCGCTATTGCGAAACCAAGGGCGAGCAATCCTGCGACAACGATGATGTTAATCGCCAAGGCTATCCGCTCGTACATCAGTTCCTCCAAACCTTCGGAGCCGGCAGCTCTGGGAGCCGGCCAGTGGCTATCGCTTCCCCGAACGTAATCCAGCGGCACTTGACTGTGACACCAAACAGTTCGGCGATGGCACTGAGCTCCTCAACATACTTGAGTGCCACCTCGTCTGGTAATCTACCTTTGACGGTCAGGACGTCAAAGGTTTCCTTCTGCTCCCGAGTCAATTTGTCTTTGCTTATCATCCGAATATCACCTTTATTCCACATCCAAGTGCAATACCTACCAACACAACTGTAAGCAAAACCGTAAGGACGTCAGGCCATATCCGGCTCGCTCCCATAACGTCTTGTGTTGCTTCAAGCGGGTCTTCCGTTTTCATCTGACCACGGGCTCCTTATCTTCGCGTACACTTAAACTTGCTATCCCGTTTCGCAGTCTTGCCTTTCGAAGCCATATGACTACGCCTAGGGAGTTTCTTCTTCTTCATCCTACCATGAACTCCTTGCCTTGTATCCCTCTCATAAATGACAGGGCTTGGGTCGTGCTATCTACCTGGTCGTCATGTTCAGCATTTGGGAAAGCAGATAATTCCTCTATATAATCAAACTGCCAAGGGGCAGATTTGGGAATGAATACGCGCCCCGCCTCAATCGTTGGAGTCACAGCGTTTGCCCTTGCCACTTTATTACTATCAACCTTAACCGGTAATACTGGTATTTTGGTTTCGCGCTCAAGCTCCTGAATCAACGACTGGCCACTTGCCTTATCCTCAACTATCACGGCAGTCGGTTTGTCCCGTTCAAAAAGTGCTATGACAGTGCGTTTCAACTCCGGGAACTCTACCTTCCCCCGCCACACATCCAGTAGGTAGTATCCGGTCTGTGTCTCTCCCCATACTGTGCAAACAGAGTAATCGTTCTGTTGCTTATCCTTAAATGCCGTATCCCAGGAATGTATAATACGGATGAATTCAGGGCGCTCTTTATAATATTGCCACCAATCTCTCTTGATTATCTGCCCCTCTGCTATTGTGGGATTTCCCTGATAGAGAGATTCAAACGCCCTGCCCCCTATTGACGACCTGATTTTTTCCAGCTCTTCGAGGGGGTATCGTTCCGGCCACAACGCTTTACCGTCCTTGATAGCCGGGAAATGCAATACCGTCCACTGGTCGGATGCGGGGTCTTCGCGGGCTTGCTTGAGCAACCTTCCGACAAGGTCGTCCATGTGCCAGCGGGTCATGACGATTATTATAGCTGCGTCCGGCTCAGCGCGTGTCCTGAATACTGTGGTGTACCAGTCCCAGACCTTGTTTCGTATCGTCTGGCTGGAGGCTTCTTCCTCGTCTTTCACCGGATCGTCGATTATGCCGAGGTTAAAGCCTCTACCCGTCAAGCCACCACCGATGCCAACCGCGTAATATGAACCACCCTGTACGGTTCCCCATTCGTGAGCCGCCTGTCTCTCCGGGACGATTGTTTCTTGTCCGGCCCTTTCCGGTCTGTAGTGAACTTGAGGGAACAGGGTGGTCATTTGAGGTGAGACGAACACGTCCCTGGCTTTCCTGGAATGGGTCAGCGCTATCGATTCAGCGTATCCAGCCTGAACGATATAATCAATGGGGTGTCTTCCCAGATACCAGCAGGGGAATCTTAATGATATCTTCTCGCTCTTCCCGTGTCTCGGTGGTTCTATAACAATGAGCCGCTTGAGTTCTCCCCGTTCGACAGCTTCTAAAGCTACGTCAAGGTCGTTCAAATGTTCAGCGACTTCATATGTCGGCATCGTATACTGACAGAACGCGAGCAAGTTCCTACGGGCTTGGCGTCTCCTTAGAAGTTCCTCCGCTGCCTCTGCTTTTGATAATTTCGGTAAGCTGCTCGTCTGATAGGTCATGTTCTACCTTTATGGGTCCACCGCCAGCGCCAGCCAGATGGATGTTACGGCGATCCGCCCACCGCTTCGGGTCCCGGTTATATAGATAGACTTGAATGGCTGTGACGTTGCCAGAGTTGGCTGCTTCAAATAATGCGTTCTCCACTTTAGCGACGGCATCGGCCTCGGCATAGGACACGGCCTCGGCGAATTTCTT from Candidatus Latescibacterota bacterium encodes:
- a CDS encoding phage portal protein, translated to MFENIRARAALALLPKKATTTAAPFQVIATHPADIAIYSNMTVRKATREGYKISVYVYRSVRTIIQAASAIPWIMLDKKGEPIENHPFTAVMAHPNDVFSGQDLIEFTIAHLELAGNSIWQPLIVGKTLREICPVMHDLV
- the terL gene encoding phage terminase large subunit — protein: MPTYEVAEHLNDLDVALEAVERGELKRLIVIEPPRHGKSEKISLRFPCWYLGRHPIDYIVQAGYAESIALTHSRKARDVFVSPQMTTLFPQVHYRPERAGQETIVPERQAAHEWGTVQGGSYYAVGIGGGLTGRGFNLGIIDDPVKDEEEASSQTIRNKVWDWYTTVFRTRAEPDAAIIIVMTRWHMDDLVGRLLKQAREDPASDQWTVLHFPAIKDGKALWPERYPLEELEKIRSSIGGRAFESLYQGNPTIAEGQIIKRDWWQYYKERPEFIRIIHSWDTAFKDKQQNDYSVCTVWGETQTGYYLLDVWRGKVEFPELKRTVIALFERDKPTAVIVEDKASGQSLIQELERETKIPVLPVKVDSNKVARANAVTPTIEAGRVFIPKSAPWQFDYIEELSAFPNAEHDDQVDSTTQALSFMRGIQGKEFMVG